One part of the Chloroflexota bacterium genome encodes these proteins:
- a CDS encoding tetratricopeptide repeat protein, producing MPPGEVGAVNWRTQENLVEAFSGLGRLPDEKIDLAASALLVAAGEYTDLDIQRELGHLDGLASAAKRRLTGERDALADANSLSRYLFDEVGFRGNRDAYYEPQNSYLNDVLARRLGLPLTLSLLYIEVGKRLGLGFEGVGMPGHYLVRHCEETRLCIDPFNGGVLLSEDECAARLRETMGRTDLVWDPNYLRPIGNRDTLVRMLRNIKQAYLRLDDAMRMIRTIDYLLALQPSLAEERRDRGLLRYRLGDHAAALDDLSAYLRDAPDNQDAPAVANLVERMRRG from the coding sequence GTGCCCCCCGGTGAAGTAGGCGCCGTGAATTGGCGGACGCAGGAGAACCTGGTCGAAGCCTTCAGCGGACTTGGGCGGCTGCCCGATGAGAAGATTGACCTGGCCGCTTCGGCCTTGCTCGTCGCCGCCGGCGAATACACTGACCTCGATATCCAGCGCGAGCTTGGGCATCTTGATGGCCTGGCATCGGCGGCGAAGCGGCGCTTAACCGGAGAGCGCGACGCCCTGGCGGACGCCAACTCCCTGAGCCGCTACCTCTTCGATGAAGTGGGCTTTCGCGGCAACCGCGACGCCTATTACGAGCCGCAGAACAGCTACCTGAACGACGTCCTTGCCCGTCGGCTCGGCTTGCCCCTCACGCTTTCGCTACTATACATAGAGGTCGGCAAGCGGCTGGGGCTGGGCTTTGAGGGCGTCGGCATGCCGGGGCATTATCTGGTGCGTCACTGCGAGGAGACGCGCCTTTGCATTGACCCCTTCAACGGCGGCGTGCTCCTCTCCGAAGACGAATGCGCCGCGCGCTTGCGTGAGACGATGGGCCGCACCGATCTTGTCTGGGACCCCAATTACCTGCGCCCCATAGGCAACAGGGATACCCTCGTGCGCATGCTGCGCAACATCAAGCAGGCCTACCTACGGCTGGACGACGCGATGCGCATGATCCGCACCATAGACTACCTGCTGGCGCTGCAGCCGTCCCTGGCGGAAGAGCGCCGCGACCGCGGTCTCCTTCGCTACCGCCTCGGCGATCACGCCGCCGCCCTGGATGACCTCTCCGCCTACCTGCGCGATGCGCCGGACAACCAGGACGCGCCCGCCGTGGCGAACTTGGTGGAGCGGATGCGGAGAGGGTAG